A single region of the Mycobacterium lentiflavum genome encodes:
- a CDS encoding LCP family protein, whose translation MMLVQRVVRVVATVLAVAVVLGTGVAWNNVRAFEDGIFHMSAPSLGKGGDDGAIDILLVGLDSRTDAHGNPLTPDELATLKAGDEEATNTDTIILVRIPNNGKSATAISIPRDSYVVAPGLGKTKINGVYGQTREAKRTNLVKAGDSAEDAAVQGTEAGREALIKTVADLTGVTVDHYAEIGLLGFALITDALGGVNVCLKDAVYEPLSGADFPAGPQKLDGAEALSFVRQRHDLPRGDLDRVVRQQVVMASLAHRVISGQTLSSPSTLKKLEAAVQRSVVISQGWDVMDFVQQLQKLAGGNVAFATIPVLDGAGWSDDGMQSVVRVDPHQVQDWVASLLHDQDQGKTEQLAYTPAKTTATVVNDTDINGLAAAVSDVLSSKGFTTGAAGNNDGSHVKSSQVRANKPDDMGAQEVSKELGGLPVVPDASLAPGSVRVVLANDYTGPGSGLSGGTTAPARVTNQSATDPNVPAPSPILTAGSDKPECIN comes from the coding sequence GTGATGCTTGTGCAGCGTGTGGTTCGTGTTGTTGCCACTGTGCTAGCCGTCGCCGTCGTTCTCGGCACGGGCGTGGCGTGGAACAACGTCCGGGCATTCGAAGACGGCATCTTCCACATGTCGGCGCCGTCGCTAGGTAAGGGCGGCGACGACGGCGCGATCGACATCCTGCTGGTCGGCCTGGACAGCCGCACCGACGCGCACGGCAACCCGTTGACTCCCGATGAGCTGGCGACGCTGAAAGCCGGTGACGAGGAAGCCACCAACACCGACACCATCATCCTGGTCCGGATACCGAACAACGGGAAGTCGGCCACCGCGATCTCGATTCCGCGCGACTCCTATGTGGTAGCGCCCGGTCTGGGCAAGACGAAGATCAACGGGGTCTACGGCCAAACCCGGGAAGCCAAGCGGACCAACCTGGTCAAGGCCGGCGATTCGGCCGAGGACGCCGCCGTTCAGGGAACCGAGGCCGGCCGCGAGGCCTTGATCAAGACCGTCGCCGACCTCACCGGTGTCACCGTCGACCACTACGCCGAGATCGGGCTGCTGGGCTTCGCTTTGATCACCGATGCGCTCGGCGGCGTCAACGTGTGTCTCAAAGATGCTGTATACGAACCGCTTTCAGGTGCAGACTTCCCGGCCGGTCCGCAGAAGCTGGACGGGGCCGAGGCGCTCAGCTTCGTGCGTCAGCGCCACGACCTGCCGCGCGGTGACCTCGACCGGGTGGTGCGCCAGCAGGTCGTGATGGCGTCGCTGGCCCACCGGGTGATCTCCGGCCAGACGTTGTCGAGCCCCAGCACGCTGAAGAAGCTGGAGGCCGCCGTGCAGCGCTCGGTGGTGATCTCCCAGGGCTGGGACGTGATGGATTTCGTGCAGCAGCTGCAGAAGCTGGCCGGCGGTAACGTCGCCTTCGCCACCATCCCGGTGCTCGACGGGGCCGGCTGGAGCGACGACGGCATGCAGAGCGTGGTCCGGGTGGACCCGCACCAGGTTCAGGACTGGGTCGCCAGCCTGTTGCACGACCAGGATCAGGGCAAAACCGAGCAACTGGCCTACACTCCCGCCAAGACCACCGCCACCGTCGTCAACGACACCGACATCAACGGACTGGCGGCTGCGGTGTCAGATGTGTTGAGCTCCAAGGGATTTACCACCGGCGCGGCGGGCAACAACGACGGCAGCCACGTCAAATCCAGCCAGGTGCGCGCCAACAAGCCCGACGACATGGGCGCCCAGGAAGTCTCCAAGGAGCTGGGCGGGTTGCCTGTGGTCCCCGATGCGTCGCTGGCGCCGGGATCGGTCCGGGTGGTGCTGGCCAACGACTACACCGGACCGGGCTCGGGCCTGTCGGGCGGTACGACAGCACCGGCACGAGTGACGAACCAGTCGGCCACCGATCCGAATGTTCCTGCGCCCTCACCGATCCTGACGGCCGGCAGCGACAAGCCGGAGTGCATCAACTGA
- the rfbD gene encoding dTDP-4-dehydrorhamnose reductase, producing MSGRIVVTGAGGQLGGCLAALGADQGRNVLALTSAQWDITDPAAAEAIVTGGDVVINCAAYTDVDGAESDEARAYAVNEAAPAHIARACARAGARLIHVSTDFVFAGDYADPHPFEPSDETTPRGVYACSKRAGEVAVLAALPEPSQCTVVRTAWVYTGGTGKDFVAVMRRLAAGEGPIKVVDDQVGSPTYVADLAAALLQIADDRVPGPILHAANEGAVSRFGLARAVFEECGADPDRVNPVSTADFPRPAPRPTYSALSSRQSAAAGMTPLRPWRPALVAALAARTSSEGPVPAQRPIISTRD from the coding sequence ATGTCGGGCAGGATCGTCGTCACCGGAGCCGGTGGACAGCTGGGCGGTTGTTTGGCGGCCCTCGGCGCTGACCAGGGACGCAACGTGCTGGCACTGACGTCCGCGCAGTGGGACATCACCGACCCGGCCGCCGCCGAGGCGATCGTGACAGGCGGCGATGTCGTCATCAATTGCGCCGCCTACACCGATGTCGACGGCGCCGAGAGCGACGAAGCGCGGGCGTACGCGGTCAATGAGGCCGCGCCGGCGCACATCGCGCGGGCCTGCGCGCGGGCCGGCGCCCGGCTGATCCACGTCTCGACCGACTTCGTTTTCGCCGGTGATTACGCCGATCCCCATCCGTTCGAACCCAGCGACGAGACCACGCCGCGCGGCGTCTACGCATGCAGCAAGCGCGCCGGCGAGGTGGCCGTGCTGGCGGCGCTGCCGGAGCCTTCCCAGTGCACGGTGGTCCGCACCGCCTGGGTCTACACCGGCGGCACCGGCAAGGACTTCGTCGCGGTCATGCGCAGGCTCGCGGCCGGTGAGGGCCCGATCAAGGTCGTCGACGACCAGGTCGGCTCGCCCACCTACGTTGCCGACTTGGCCGCCGCACTGCTCCAGATCGCCGACGACCGCGTGCCCGGGCCGATCCTGCACGCCGCCAACGAGGGCGCCGTCTCGCGATTCGGCTTGGCCCGCGCGGTGTTCGAGGAGTGTGGCGCCGACCCCGACCGGGTGAACCCGGTCAGCACCGCCGATTTTCCCCGTCCCGCGCCCCGCCCGACCTACTCCGCGTTGTCGAGCCGGCAGTCCGCGGCGGCGGGCATGACGCCGCTACGGCCCTGGCGCCCTGCGCTTGTCGCCGCGCTGGCCGCGCGCACCTCGTCAGAGGGGCCGGTCCCGGCGCAACGACCGATAATCTCTACGCGTGACTGA
- a CDS encoding glycosyltransferase family 2 protein: MTDVLPVVTVTYSPGHHLERFLASLSLATERPVSVLMADNGSTDGAPQAAVQRYPNVRLFSTGGNLGYGTAVNRAIEYLSERGEIDDWVLVANPDVQWGPNSIDALLEAATRWPQAGALGPLIHDPDGSVYPSARHLPSLIRGGMHAVIGPFWKRNPWTAAYRQERLEPSERPVGWLSGSCLLLRRSAYGQIGGFDERYFMYMEDVDLGDRLGKAGWLNVYVPSAEVLHHKGHSTGDDPASHLAAHHRSTYIFLADRHTGWWLAPLRWVLRASLALRSALMVRSSRRQRSEKSAERRH, from the coding sequence GTGACTGACGTCCTGCCGGTCGTGACGGTGACCTATTCGCCGGGCCACCACCTCGAACGTTTTCTGGCTTCGCTGTCGCTGGCCACCGAGCGTCCGGTCAGCGTTCTGATGGCCGACAACGGGTCCACCGATGGCGCCCCGCAGGCGGCGGTCCAGCGCTATCCGAATGTGCGGCTGTTCAGCACCGGAGGCAATCTCGGGTATGGCACCGCGGTCAACCGTGCGATCGAGTACCTGTCCGAGCGCGGGGAGATCGACGACTGGGTGCTGGTGGCCAACCCGGACGTGCAGTGGGGCCCGAACAGCATCGACGCGCTGCTGGAGGCGGCCACCCGCTGGCCGCAGGCCGGCGCGCTGGGCCCGCTGATCCACGATCCCGACGGCTCGGTGTATCCGTCGGCGCGCCACCTGCCCAGCCTGATCCGCGGCGGCATGCACGCGGTGATCGGGCCATTCTGGAAGCGCAACCCCTGGACGGCGGCCTACCGCCAGGAGCGGCTCGAGCCCAGCGAACGTCCGGTGGGCTGGCTCTCGGGATCGTGTCTGCTGCTGCGCCGTTCGGCCTACGGTCAGATCGGCGGGTTCGACGAGCGCTACTTCATGTATATGGAGGACGTCGACCTCGGCGACCGGCTCGGCAAGGCCGGCTGGCTCAACGTCTACGTGCCGTCCGCCGAAGTGCTGCACCATAAGGGCCATTCCACCGGGGACGATCCGGCCAGCCACCTCGCGGCCCATCACCGCAGCACCTATATCTTTCTGGCAGACCGGCATACCGGTTGGTGGCTGGCTCCGCTGCGCTGGGTGTTGCGGGCCTCGTTGGCGCTGCGCTCGGCTCTGATGGTGCGCAGCTCGCGCCGGCAGCGCTCGGAGAAGTCGGCAGAAAGGCGGCACTGA
- a CDS encoding sugar phosphate nucleotidyltransferase, with the protein MAIAGVDAVILVGGKGTRLRPLTLSAPKPMLPTAGVPFLTHMLSRIAAAGVEHVILSTSYKAGVFEAEFGDGSELGLEIEYVTEEEPLGTGGGIANIADKLRHDTALIFNGDVLSGADLGQLVESHRANQADVTLHLVRVGDPRAFGCVPTDENDRVLAFLEKTEDPPTDQINAGTYVFEREIIDRIPRGRPVSVEREVFPALLSDPDVKVCGYVDATYWRDMGTPDDFVRGSSDLVRGIVTSPALHGHHGEKLVHEGAAVSPGAVLIGGTVVGRGAEIGPGVRLDGAVIFDGVKIEAGSVVERSIVGFGARIGPRALIRDGVIGDGADIGARCELLRGARVWPGVSIPDGGIRYSSDV; encoded by the coding sequence TTGGCGATTGCCGGAGTGGATGCGGTGATTCTGGTCGGCGGCAAGGGCACTCGCCTGCGGCCGCTGACGTTGTCGGCGCCCAAGCCGATGCTGCCGACGGCCGGGGTGCCGTTTCTCACCCACATGTTGTCGCGCATCGCCGCGGCGGGTGTCGAGCACGTCATCCTGAGCACCTCTTACAAGGCCGGGGTGTTCGAAGCGGAGTTCGGTGACGGGTCAGAGCTGGGTCTGGAGATCGAGTACGTCACCGAAGAGGAGCCGCTGGGCACCGGCGGCGGCATCGCCAACATCGCGGACAAGTTGCGCCACGACACCGCGCTGATCTTCAACGGCGATGTGCTCTCCGGCGCCGACCTCGGCCAGCTGGTGGAATCGCACCGGGCCAACCAGGCCGACGTGACGTTGCACCTGGTGCGGGTGGGTGATCCGCGTGCCTTCGGTTGCGTGCCGACCGACGAGAACGACCGCGTCTTGGCTTTTCTGGAGAAGACCGAGGATCCGCCGACCGATCAGATCAACGCCGGCACCTACGTTTTCGAGCGCGAGATCATCGACCGGATTCCGCGCGGGCGGCCGGTGTCGGTCGAGCGCGAGGTGTTCCCAGCGTTGTTGTCGGACCCTGACGTCAAGGTCTGCGGCTATGTCGACGCCACCTACTGGCGAGACATGGGCACCCCGGACGACTTCGTCCGCGGATCGTCGGACCTGGTGCGCGGCATCGTCACGTCCCCCGCGCTGCACGGTCATCACGGCGAGAAGCTGGTGCACGAAGGCGCGGCGGTGTCGCCCGGTGCGGTGCTGATCGGTGGCACGGTCGTCGGGCGCGGCGCCGAGATCGGTCCGGGCGTGCGGCTGGACGGCGCGGTGATCTTCGACGGCGTCAAGATCGAGGCGGGCAGCGTGGTCGAGCGCTCGATCGTCGGCTTCGGGGCCCGCATCGGTCCGCGGGCGCTGATCCGCGACGGGGTGATCGGCGACGGCGCCGACATCGGTGCGCGCTGCGAGCTGTTGCGCGGCGCCCGGGTCTGGCCCGGCGTGTCGATTCCCGACGGCGGGATCCGCTACTCCAGCGACGTCTGA
- a CDS encoding NUDIX hydrolase: MSVRDSAISVLTDWRAPDPTQDSLRHAVLAFAYGRPDACRRECEAGHVTASAIVVDDTGTRVLLTLHPRLGRWVQLGGHCDDDDADIVAAALREAVEESGVPDLRIAPELAAIHVHPVTCSLGIPTRHLDLQFVAHAPPGAQIAISEESDDLRWWPADALPPGTDYALAHLVSRATQAR, translated from the coding sequence GTGAGCGTCCGCGATTCGGCTATCTCGGTGCTCACCGACTGGCGGGCACCCGACCCGACGCAGGACTCGCTGCGGCACGCGGTGCTGGCCTTCGCGTACGGCCGTCCCGACGCCTGCCGCCGCGAGTGCGAAGCCGGCCACGTCACGGCGTCGGCGATCGTGGTCGACGACACCGGCACCCGGGTGCTGCTGACCCTGCATCCCCGGTTAGGCCGCTGGGTCCAGCTCGGGGGCCACTGCGACGACGACGACGCCGACATTGTGGCCGCGGCGCTGCGCGAAGCCGTCGAGGAATCCGGCGTGCCCGACCTGCGTATCGCACCGGAGCTGGCCGCGATTCACGTCCACCCGGTCACCTGCTCGCTGGGTATCCCGACCCGGCATCTGGACCTGCAATTCGTCGCCCACGCGCCGCCGGGTGCGCAGATCGCGATCAGCGAGGAATCCGACGACTTGCGGTGGTGGCCGGCCGACGCGCTGCCACCCGGCACGGATTACGCCCTCGCGCACCTGGTTTCGCGCGCGACTCAGGCACGGTGA
- a CDS encoding class I SAM-dependent methyltransferase — translation MKTFAGKAAASADKVRGGYYTPASVARFLARWVREAGPRILEPACGDGRILRELAALSSQVRGVELVPQEALKARRFAPVDTANLFGWVAEFEATGWDGVAGNPPYVRFGNWAPEQREPALELMRREGLRPSRLTNAWVPFVVASTVMVRDGGRVGLVLPAELLQVSYAAQLREFLLARYREITLVTFARLVFDGILQEVVLFCGVAGAGPARIRTIQLADADALAHADLDGEAAPALLHEKEKWTKYFLDPAAIGLLRTLNQSDTMTRLGAIADVDVGIVTGRNSFFTFTDAQARELGLQPHCVPLVSRSSQLCGLVYDTDCRASDIAAGQRTWLLDAPAEPADPALTVHIDAGEAAGVHLGYKCSIRAPWWRTPSLWVPDLFLLRQIHLAPRLTVNAAAATSTDTVHRVRLVGSPGSRADPTAFAAVFHNSATFAFAEIMGRSYGGGILELEPTEAEQLPIPAPALAGAELAADVDLLLKANEIEKALDAVDRHVLIDGLGWSPDVVAQCRAAWHTLRDRRARRGTR, via the coding sequence GTGAAGACGTTCGCGGGCAAGGCGGCCGCGTCGGCCGACAAGGTTCGCGGCGGCTATTACACGCCGGCGTCGGTGGCGCGGTTTCTGGCCCGCTGGGTGCGCGAGGCCGGACCCCGGATCCTCGAACCCGCGTGCGGCGACGGCCGGATCCTGCGCGAACTGGCCGCGCTCAGTTCGCAAGTGCGGGGCGTGGAACTCGTGCCACAAGAGGCGCTCAAGGCACGACGATTCGCTCCGGTCGACACCGCGAATCTGTTCGGCTGGGTCGCCGAATTCGAGGCGACCGGCTGGGACGGGGTGGCGGGCAATCCGCCCTACGTCCGATTCGGCAACTGGGCGCCCGAGCAACGAGAGCCAGCGCTGGAGCTGATGCGGCGGGAGGGGCTGCGCCCCAGCAGGCTGACCAATGCCTGGGTCCCTTTCGTCGTCGCGAGCACGGTAATGGTGCGCGACGGCGGGCGGGTGGGTTTGGTATTGCCCGCCGAATTGCTGCAAGTCAGCTATGCCGCACAATTGCGCGAATTTCTGCTCGCGCGTTACCGCGAAATCACTCTGGTCACATTTGCACGCCTGGTTTTCGACGGCATTCTGCAGGAAGTGGTGTTGTTCTGCGGGGTGGCCGGTGCGGGGCCCGCGCGAATTCGCACGATCCAGCTGGCCGATGCCGACGCGCTCGCGCACGCGGACCTCGACGGCGAAGCCGCGCCCGCGCTGCTGCACGAGAAGGAGAAGTGGACCAAGTATTTCTTGGACCCCGCCGCGATCGGGCTGCTGCGCACGCTCAACCAGTCCGACACGATGACGCGGCTCGGGGCCATCGCCGACGTCGACGTCGGCATCGTCACCGGCCGCAACAGCTTCTTCACCTTCACCGACGCACAGGCCCGCGAGCTGGGCCTGCAACCGCACTGCGTCCCGCTCGTCTCGCGCAGCAGCCAGCTGTGCGGTCTGGTCTACGACACCGATTGCCGGGCAAGCGATATCGCGGCCGGCCAGCGGACCTGGCTGCTCGACGCCCCGGCGGAGCCCGCCGATCCGGCGCTGACCGTGCACATCGACGCCGGTGAGGCCGCCGGGGTTCACCTCGGCTATAAGTGCTCGATCCGTGCGCCGTGGTGGCGAACCCCGTCGCTGTGGGTCCCCGATCTGTTCCTGCTGCGCCAGATTCACCTGGCCCCGCGGCTGACCGTCAACGCCGCCGCGGCGACCAGCACCGACACCGTGCACCGGGTGCGGCTGGTGGGCTCCCCCGGAAGCCGGGCGGACCCAACGGCGTTCGCGGCGGTGTTCCACAACAGCGCGACGTTCGCTTTCGCCGAGATCATGGGACGTAGTTACGGTGGAGGCATCTTGGAACTGGAGCCGACCGAAGCCGAGCAGCTGCCCATTCCCGCCCCGGCGCTGGCCGGCGCCGAACTGGCCGCGGATGTGGATCTGCTGCTGAAGGCCAACGAAATCGAGAAGGCACTCGACGCCGTCGATCGTCACGTCCTGATCGACGGCCTCGGCTGGTCGCCCGATGTCGTCGCGCAGTGCCGAGCGGCGTGGCACACGCTGCGCGACCGCCGGGCCAGGCGCGGCACCCGGTGA
- a CDS encoding coenzyme F420-0:L-glutamate ligase, translated as MTDTPKEHGSAATIEILPVTGLPEFRPGDDLGAAVAAAAPWLRDSDVVVVTSKVVSKCEGRLVAAPEDPEERDELRRKLVDGEAVRVLARKGRTLITENHLGLVQAAAGVDGSNVGRSELALLPLDPDGSAAALRSALREKLGVDVAVVITDTMGRAWRNGQIDAAIGAAGLAVLHGYSGAVDEHGNELVVTEIAVADEVAAAADLVKGKLTAMPVAVVRGLTVVDDGTTARQLLRPGPEDLFWLGTAEAIERGRREAQLLRRSVRRFSAEPVPPELIEAAVAEALTAPAPHHTRPVRFVWLRSTATRTRLLDRMKDKWRTDLAGDGKPDDAIDRRVARGQILYEAPEVIVPMLVPEGAHTYPDAERTDAEHTMFTVAVGAAVQALLVALAVRGVGSCWIGSTIFAADLVRAELELPADWEPLGGIAIGYAAEEARPEGLREPVNPGDLLIRK; from the coding sequence ATGACCGATACCCCGAAGGAGCACGGCAGCGCCGCGACGATCGAGATCCTGCCCGTCACCGGGCTTCCCGAGTTCCGCCCCGGCGACGATCTCGGCGCGGCAGTCGCCGCGGCCGCCCCGTGGCTGCGCGACAGCGATGTCGTGGTGGTCACCAGCAAGGTGGTGTCCAAGTGCGAGGGCCGCCTGGTGGCCGCGCCCGAGGACCCCGAGGAGCGCGACGAGCTCCGCCGCAAACTGGTCGACGGCGAGGCGGTGCGGGTGCTGGCCCGCAAGGGCCGCACGCTGATCACCGAGAACCACCTTGGCCTGGTGCAGGCCGCCGCCGGCGTCGACGGATCCAACGTCGGCCGAAGCGAACTCGCGCTGCTGCCGCTGGACCCCGACGGCAGCGCCGCGGCCCTGCGCTCCGCGCTGCGCGAGAAGCTCGGCGTCGACGTCGCGGTGGTGATCACCGACACGATGGGCCGGGCCTGGCGCAACGGTCAGATCGACGCCGCGATCGGCGCGGCGGGACTGGCTGTGCTGCACGGCTATTCGGGCGCGGTCGACGAGCACGGCAACGAATTGGTGGTTACCGAGATCGCGGTGGCCGACGAAGTGGCCGCCGCGGCCGATCTGGTCAAGGGCAAGCTGACCGCGATGCCGGTGGCCGTCGTGCGCGGGCTGACGGTCGTCGACGACGGCACCACGGCGCGGCAGCTGCTGCGGCCCGGCCCCGAAGATCTGTTCTGGCTCGGCACGGCCGAAGCCATCGAGAGGGGCCGCCGCGAAGCTCAGCTGCTGCGCCGGTCGGTGCGCCGGTTCAGCGCCGAGCCGGTGCCACCGGAGCTGATCGAGGCGGCCGTCGCCGAGGCGCTGACCGCGCCGGCCCCGCACCACACCCGCCCGGTGCGGTTCGTCTGGCTGCGCAGCACTGCCACTCGGACCCGGCTGCTCGACCGGATGAAGGACAAGTGGCGCACCGACCTGGCCGGTGACGGAAAGCCGGACGACGCGATCGATCGGCGAGTGGCGCGCGGCCAGATCCTCTACGAGGCACCCGAGGTCATCGTCCCGATGCTGGTGCCCGAGGGCGCCCACACCTATCCCGATGCTGAGCGCACCGACGCCGAGCACACCATGTTCACCGTCGCGGTCGGCGCGGCCGTGCAGGCACTGCTGGTCGCGCTGGCCGTTCGGGGGGTGGGCAGCTGCTGGATCGGCTCGACGATCTTTGCCGCCGACCTGGTCCGCGCCGAGCTGGAGCTGCCCGCCGATTGGGAGCCGTTGGGCGGCATCGCGATCGGCTACGCCGCCGAAGAAGCACGGCCCGAAGGGTTGCGCGAACCCGTGAATCCCGGAGATCTGCTGATCCGCAAGTGA
- the cofD gene encoding 2-phospho-L-lactate transferase: MKVTVLVGGVGGARFLLGVQQLLGLGQFATGGETSDHELTAVVNIGDDAWIHGVRVCPDLDTCMYTLGGGVDPERGWGHRDETWHAKEELARYGMQPDWFQLGDRDLGTHLVRTQMLNAGYPLSQITTALCDRWQPGAQLVPASDDRCETHVVITDPADDSRRAIHFQEWWVRYRANVPTHSFAFVGAESASATTDAVDAIGNADIVMLAPSNPVVSVGAILAVPGIRGALRATAAPIVGYSPIVGGKPLRGMADACLEVIGVASTAEAVGRYYGARTGTGILDCWLVHEGDLETFEAEIDGVAVRAVPLLMSDPKATAEMVRAGLGIAGVAP; this comes from the coding sequence GTGAAGGTCACCGTTCTGGTCGGTGGGGTCGGCGGCGCCCGGTTCCTGCTGGGTGTTCAACAATTACTCGGGCTGGGTCAGTTCGCAACCGGGGGAGAAACTTCCGACCACGAGCTGACCGCCGTCGTCAACATTGGCGACGATGCCTGGATCCACGGGGTTCGGGTTTGTCCGGATCTGGACACCTGCATGTATACCTTAGGTGGAGGCGTAGACCCGGAGCGCGGGTGGGGCCATCGCGACGAAACCTGGCACGCCAAAGAGGAATTGGCGCGCTACGGCATGCAGCCGGACTGGTTTCAACTCGGCGACCGCGATTTGGGGACGCACCTGGTGCGCACCCAGATGCTCAACGCCGGCTATCCGCTCTCGCAGATCACCACGGCGTTGTGCGACCGCTGGCAACCCGGCGCACAGTTGGTGCCCGCCAGCGACGACCGTTGCGAAACGCATGTGGTGATTACCGATCCGGCCGACGACAGTCGGCGCGCGATCCACTTCCAGGAGTGGTGGGTGCGCTACCGGGCCAACGTGCCAACCCACAGCTTCGCGTTCGTCGGCGCCGAATCGGCCAGTGCCACAACCGATGCGGTCGACGCCATCGGCAACGCCGACATCGTCATGCTGGCACCGTCCAACCCCGTGGTGAGCGTCGGCGCGATCCTGGCCGTGCCGGGTATTCGCGGCGCCCTGCGGGCGACTGCTGCGCCGATCGTCGGCTACTCCCCGATCGTCGGTGGAAAACCGTTGCGCGGCATGGCTGATGCCTGCCTCGAGGTGATCGGGGTCGCGTCCACCGCCGAAGCGGTCGGCAGATATTACGGGGCGCGCACCGGCACCGGAATATTGGATTGCTGGCTGGTGCACGAGGGCGACTTGGAAACATTCGAAGCCGAAATCGACGGCGTTGCGGTACGGGCGGTGCCGCTATTGATGAGCGATCCGAAGGCGACGGCCGAAATGGTGCGGGCCGGACTGGGTATTGCGGGCGTGGCGCCATGA